One stretch of Prunus persica cultivar Lovell chromosome G1, Prunus_persica_NCBIv2, whole genome shotgun sequence DNA includes these proteins:
- the LOC18792974 gene encoding disease resistance protein TAO1: MKNLKIFIIYNACISGDVHYLPNSLRVLDWCGYPFQSFPPNFRPKQLGVLNMPRSRIKQLGEGLKHLTKLTSLNFEGSQFLIEIPDLSSSPNLRYLNANGCTSLVEVHPSVGYLDKLLVLDFSYCCELTKFPNKVRLKSLNFFGLYGCIKLESFPEIVDKMESLNELNLERSAIKDLPASIGHLIGLESLNLRGSAIKELPSFVGNLTVLNTLFLDGSAIEELPSSIGNLTAVTTLTLEGCENLANLPQSIYGLQNIRHITLGQCPKLVTLPLNAESLPLEVRTNANNPHDDGWVMYFEECNVSNFDSLENFCWWSMLIRINLSKSNFVSLPVCISKCVNLLYLDLTGCKRLVEILVQLPVSILEIYMADCISLERFSTLSKILEDGDMQDISYMDLSNCHRLGLDVSKMAKIVLNNEVTYLSFFYIINMHTLHILLILYYVRCTHD, translated from the exons ATgaaaaatcttaaaattttcataatatATAACGCATGCATTTCTGGTGATGTTCATTATCTCCCAAACTCGTTAAGAGTGCTTGATTGGTGTGGATATCCGTTCCAATCTTTTCCACCCAATTTTCGTCCTAAGCAACTAGGTGTGCTCAATATGCCTCGCAGCCGCATCAAACAACTAGGGGAGGGATTGAAG CATTTGACAAAGTTGACATCTCTGAATTTCGAGGGATCTCAATTCCTAATTGAAATCCCCGACCTATCCAGCAGCCCAAACTTAAGGTACTTGAATGCGAATGGTTGTACAAGTTTAGTCGAGGTTCATCCATCTGTTGGATATCTTGATAAACTTCTAGTATTAGATTTTAGTTATTGTTGTGAACTTACGAAGTTTCCAAATAAAGTTAGGTTGAAAtctctgaatttttttggtctttaCGGTTGCATAAAGTTGGAGAGTTTCCCAGAAATTGTGGACAAAATGGAATCCTTAAATGAATTGAACCTTGAGAGAAGTGCTATAAAAGATTTGCCTGCATCAATTGGACATCTCATTGGGCTGGAAAGTTTGAACTTAAGAGGAAGTGCTATAAAAGAGTTGCCTTCATTCGTTGGAAATCTCACTGTTTTGAATACTTTATTCTTAGATGGAAGTGCTATAGAAGAGTTGCCTTCATCAATTGGAAATCTCACTGCGGTTACAACATTAACTTTAGAAGGATGTGAAAACCTTGCAAATCTGCCACAAAGTATTTATGGATTGCAAAATATCCGTCATATTACACTCGGTCAATGCCCAAAACTTGTCACACTTCCATTGAATGCAGAATCACTTCCCTTGGAGGTTCGAACCAACGCAAACAATCCACACGATGACGGGTGGGTGATGTATTTTGAAGAATGCAATGTATCAAACTTTGATTCCTTGGAGAATTTTTGTTGGTGGTCCATGTTAATAAGAATTAATCTATCCAAAAGCAATTTTGTCAGTCTTCCTGTGTGCATTAGCAAATGTGTCAACTTGCTATATCTTGATTTGACGGGTTGCAAAAGGCTTGTAGAAATTCTAGTACAACTTCCAGTTTCTATACTAGAGATCTATATGGCTGATTGCATATCATTGGAAAGATTTTCAACATTGTCGAAGATATTGGAAGACGGAGACATGCAAGACATTAGTTACATGGACTTGTCTAATTGCCATAGGCTAGGGTTGGACGTTTCAAAGATGGCAAAAATTGTACTGAATAATGAGGTGAcgtatttatcttttttctatATAATTAATATGCATACATTACATATATTGTTAATATTATACTATGTACGCTGCACGCACgactaa
- the LOC18793134 gene encoding TMV resistance protein N, which yields MANRGASSSSAPFTKSWKYHVFLSFRGFDTRSNFTSHLYSALRLQGINTFMDDDELRRGEEISSALLTAIEDSRISVVVFSENYASSKWCLDELVKILDCKESNQQLIIPVFYKVNPSDVRNHRGSFGDALANMERKYKDELDKVKKWRAALSQAAALSGFPLDEHRSEAELIHKIVQEISQRVIDRTYLYVTEYPVGMHYPVQDIIKLLDLGENDVRMVGLWGTGGIGKTTIATAVYNSIAHEFEGCSFLANVKDSKGGGLAKPQRTLLSEILGDTNLEVANVHKGATMIKQRLSCRKVLLVLDDVDDMEQLYKLVGACDWFGVGSRIIITTRDKQLLTAHHVNLIHEVRILDDPEALELLCWHAFKRSGPPLDDYVKLAERAIHYAQGLPLALKVLGSCLCGGSTEKWEATLDGFKSTKIQDVLEISYNALDHSVQEIFLDIACFFKGRSRMHVTKILVACDPNARYSIEVLVEKALISVEGDHIQMHDLLEEMGKDIVYLQSPNEAGRRSRLWSYEDIEDVLANNTISKLNYTCECVMFYSIQ from the exons ATGGCCAACCGAGgagcctcttcttcttctgctccTTTCACAAAGTCATGGAAATACCATGTCTTTCTGAGCTTCAGAGGTTTTGACACTCGCTCAAATTTCACAAGCCATTTGTATAGTGCTTTGCGTCTACAAGGAATTAACACCTtcatggatgatgatgagctgagaagaggagaagaaatatcAAGCGCGCTTCTCACCGCAATTGAAGACTCAAGGATTTCTGTGGTTGTGTTCTCCGAAAACTATGCCTCCTCAAAGTGGTGCTTGGATGAGCTTGTCAAGATTCTTGATTGCAAAGAATCAAATCAACAATTGATCATCCCAGTTTTTTACAAggtgaatccatcagatgtaCGGAATCATAGGGGAAGCTTCGGGGATGCACTGGCTAACATGGAGCGCAAATACAAAGATGAGCTGGACAAGGTCAAGAAATGGAGGGCGGCACTTTCACAAGCAGCAGCTTTGTCAGGGTTCCCTTTGGACGA ACATAGATCTGAAGCTGAACTGATTCATAAAATCGTTCAAGAAATTTCACAGCGAGTAATAGACCGTACATATTTATATGTGACAGAGTATCCAGTTGGAATGCACTATCCTGTACAAGATATAATTAAGCTTTTAGATTTGGGGGAAAATGATGTTCGTATGGTAGGGTTATGGGGAACTGGTGGAATTGGTAAGACCACAATTGCTACAGCTGTTTATAATTCCATTGCCCACGAATTTGAAGGCTGTTCTTTTTTGGCAAACGTCAAAGATTCTAAGGGAGGAGGTTTAGCCAAACCACAGAGGACTCTTCTTTCTGAGATTCTAGGGGATACAAATTTGGAGGTGGCCAACGTTCATAAAGGGGCCACTATGATAAAGCAAAGGTTGAGTTGTAGAAAGGTTCTCTTGGTTCTTGATGACGTGGATGACATGGAACAGTTATACAAGTTAGTTGGGGCATGTGATTGGTTTGGTGTAGGCAGTAGAATTATCATAACAACAAGGGATAAGCAACTGTTAACTGCTCATCATGTTAATTTAATACATGAGGTCAGGATTTTAGATGATCCTGAAGCTCTTGAGCTCCTCTGTTGGCATGCCTTCAAAAGAAGTGGGCCTCCTTTGGATGATTATGTGAAACTTGCCGAACGTGCAATACACTATGCTCAAGGCCTTCCGTTGGCTTTGAAAGTTCTCGGTTCTTGTCTATGTGGTGGAAGTACAGAGAAATGGGAAGCTACATTGGATGGTTTCAAAAGCACGAAAATTCAGGACGTTCTCGAAATAAGTTACAATGCATTAGATCACAGCGTACAGGAGATTTTCCTTGACATAGCATGTTTCTTTAAGGGTAGAAGTAGAATGCATGTGACAAAAATACTTGTAGCTTGTGACCCCAACGCTAGGTATAGCATTGAAGTACTCGTAGAAAAGGCACTCATAAGTGTTGAAGGAGATCACATTCAGATGCATGACTTACTCGAAGAGATGGGTAAGGACATAGTTTACCTACAGTCACCCAATGAAGCCGGACGTCGTAGCAGATTGTGGTCTTATGAAGACATCGAGGATGTTCTTGCTAATAATACAAtaagtaaattaaattatacatgtGAATGTGTAATgttttattcaattcaatAA